From one Mytilus edulis chromosome 1, xbMytEdul2.2, whole genome shotgun sequence genomic stretch:
- the LOC139491572 gene encoding uncharacterized protein yields the protein MIKAKQQLMLFWLFSVLLVNGFHAILPNVPLGQHGQLDLAFLMDTTGSMGSYIDSAKQNIRGIVNEIVTSSGSDVRLALIEYRDHSPQDRTFVTRKNDFTSSVSTMKSWLNTARARGGGDRPEAVADAMFKSTKLSWRQDATKICVMISDAPPHGLVPSEDTSFPQGSPNGHDPMQIARDLAQKDITLYVIGVEPPIVPYKDFFMALAYLTGGQYVPLSIPRLLVHVITGGAQEELSLQRYQADIQQEIDTYYGGGGGGGGGGDGGSKQINKQQIANSLYQKLQKSGAKSKHLFRNNKAIEGPSANAKLIALKHSMAEVRKVFKIGTTPVTLGVGGSGGGSGGGSGGGGGGGGGGKGGGGGGGGSSTSDTYSTKESGITLEQINRLVERKTARLPRG from the coding sequence atgATCAAGGCAAAACAACAATTGATGCTATTTTGGTTATTTAGCGTGTTGTTGGTAAATGGATTTCATGCCATACTGCCAAATGTGCCTCTTGGTCAACATGGACAATTAGATTTGGCATTTTTAATGGACACAACAGGCAGTATGGGTTCGTATATAGATAGTGCAAAGCAGAACATCAGAGGAATTGTAAACGAAATTGTTACTTCATCAGGCAGTGATGTACGATTAGCATTGATAGAATATAGAGACCATTCACCACAAGATAGAACTTTTGTCACCCGGAAAAATGACTTCACATCTTCTGTATCCACTATGAAATCCTGGTTAAATACTGCACGTGCTAGAGGAGGAGGTGATCGACCGGAAGCAGTAGCAGACGCTATGTTCAAATCAACTAAATTGTCATGGAGACAGGATGCAACAAAAATATGTGTCATGATATCCGATGCACCTCCTCATGGACTTGTGCCGTCTGAAGACACCTCATTTCCACAGGGATCTCCAAATGGTCACGATCCTATGCAGATAGCTCGTGACTTGGCCCAGAAAGATATAACATTATATGTTATTGGCGTGGAGCCACCAATTGTTCCTTACAAGGACTTTTTCATGGCTTTAGCTTATCTCACAGGGGGTCAGTATGTCCCCTTGTCGATACCTCGTCTTTTGGTTCATGTTATAACAGGGGGCGCTCAGGAAGAATTGTCATTACAAAGGTATCAAGCGGACATACAGCAGGAAATCGACACTTATTATGGAGGTGGTGGAGGCGGAGGAGGAGGAGGAGATGGTggttcaaaacaaataaacaagcAACAGATTGCTAATTCTTTATaccagaaattacaaaaatcaggTGCTAAATCCAAACATTTATTCAGGAACAATAAAGCTATAGAAGGCCCTTCAGCAAATGCTAAGTTAATAGCATTAAAACATTCGATGGCAGAAGTAAGGAAGGTATTTAAAATAGGAACAACTCCAGTAACATTAGGAGTTGGAGGCAGTGGCGGAGGGAGCGGTGGAGGGAGCGGAGGAGGTGGCGGCGGTGGAGGTGGTGGTAAAGGTGggggtggtggtggtggtggctCAAGTACAAGTGACACATATTCAACAAAAGAATCTGGAATAACCTTGGAACAAATTAACAGATTAGTCGAAAGGAAGACGGCAAGATTACCGAGaggttaa
- the LOC139491561 gene encoding uncharacterized protein, which produces MIKATQSCTSFWLLCVLLITGINTRTIKSVKGKSIKIHETPLKPEGQQESIIDLIKPSSSQNGKLDLAFIMDTTGSMSSYINSAKQNIREIVEEIVATSGSDVRLALIEYRDHSPEDRTFVTRKNDFTSSVSTMKSWLNTARARGGGDGPEAVADAMFEATRLSWRQDATKISVLISDAPPHGLVPSEDTSFPQGSPNGHDPMQIARDLAQKDVTLYVIGVEPPIVPYKDFFMALAYITGGQYVPLSVPRLLVNAITGGAQEELSLRKFQADVQREIKQASAAAVSGASIDKQQIAQTVFRKLKKSGAKSKQLVRNNKTLDGPSADAKVLASKKTMAEVRKIFKKGNTPRTSFSFSPRKKMGRLMPDFTTKGGFRRSGGGGARRMSSSFSKIGLSKASIPSSSVSDILSTKESGITLEQINRLVEKETARLPSV; this is translated from the coding sequence ATGATCAAGGCAACACAATCTTGTACATCATTTTGGCTTCTATGTGTGTTGTTAATAACTGGAATCAACACAAGAACAATAAAATCTGTGAAAGGAAAAAGCATTAAAATTCATGAAACGCCTTTAAAACCTGAAGGACAACAGGAGTCCATTATTGACTTGATAAAACCATCATCATCCCAAAATGGAAAATTAGATCTGGCATTTATAATGGACACAACAGGCAGTATGAGTTCGTATATAAATAGTGCAAAGCAGAACATCAGAGAAATTGTGGAGGAAATAGTTGCTACATCCGGCAGTGATGTACGATTAGCATTGATAGAATATAGAGACCATTCACCTGAAGATAGAACTTTTGTCACCCGGAAAAATGACTTCACATCTTCTGTATCCACTATGAAATCCTGGTTAAATACTGCACGTGCTAGAGGAGGAGGTGATGGACCAGAAGCCGTAGCAGACGCTATGTTTGAAGCAACTAGATTGTCATGGCGACAGGATGCAACTAAAATAAGTGTCTTGATATCTGATGCACCTCCTCATGGACTTGTGCCATCCGAAGACACTTCGTTTCCGCAGGGATCTCCAAATGGTCACGATCCTATGCAGATAGCTCGAGACTTGGCTCAGAAAGATGTAACTTTATATGTTATTGGCGTGGAGCCACCAATTGTTCCATACAAGGACTTTTTCATGGCTTTAGCTTATATTACAGGAGGTCAATATGTTCCATTATCAGTACCTCGTCTTTTAGTTAATGCTATAACAGGCGGTGCTCAGGAAGAATTGTCTTTACGTAAGTTTCAAGCAGACGTGCAACGAGAAATTAAGCAAGCTTCTGCAGCAGCCGTGTCAGGCGCGTCAATAGATAAACAGCAAATTGCACAAACTGTATTCCGGAAGCTAAAGAAATCAGGAGCGAAATCTAAACAACTAGTTAGGAACAACAAAACTCTAGATGGACCTTCAGCTGATGCTAAAGTATTAGCATCGAAAAAAACAATGGCAGAAGtaagaaaaatattcaaaaaaggtAATACTCCGAGaacatcattttcattttcaccACGTAAAAAAATGGGTAGGTTGATGCCAGATTTCACAACGAAGGGCGGGTTCCGTAGAAGCGGAGGAGGAGGAGCACGGCGAATGTCAAGTTCGTTTTCCAAAATTGGATTATCTAAAGCTAGTATTCCGAGTTCAAGTGTTAGTGACATACTTTCAACAAAAGAATCTGGAATTACCTTGGAACAAATTAACAGACTAGTTGAAAAAGAGACTGCAAGATTACCTAGTGTATGA